One window of Thalassovita mediterranea genomic DNA carries:
- a CDS encoding ATP-binding cassette domain-containing protein: MGPAPLELDAVTKRFGAFTAVRDLSMSVPKGSIVGFLGPNGAGKSTSLRMALGVLSPDEGKVNLFGASPNIESLRHVGFLPEERGLYKKMTARATISYFARLKGLSASESRKRADELLERMGLGEFARSRVSKLSKGMSQKVQILSSLAHQPDFLILDEPFSGLDPVNQQGLEDMIIEEHKRGATILFSTHVMEHAERLCDSIVMMARGRKVFDGTLDEAFGALGRAVLIGVSEGFDLDAALKPKGFEINERSGDVWRVKLPAGVDAQDALRAAIDAGAPITSFRPEEARLRDVFVSLVSEAEAEDLRQSLAGDAARKVA; encoded by the coding sequence ATGGGGCCTGCGCCACTCGAACTGGACGCCGTGACGAAACGCTTTGGCGCTTTCACGGCGGTCCGCGACCTGAGCATGAGTGTGCCGAAGGGCAGCATTGTCGGCTTTCTTGGTCCGAACGGTGCGGGCAAGTCGACCAGCCTGCGCATGGCGCTCGGTGTGCTGAGCCCGGATGAGGGGAAGGTCAATCTTTTCGGAGCCTCGCCAAACATTGAAAGCCTGCGCCATGTCGGCTTCCTTCCTGAGGAGCGCGGCCTCTACAAGAAGATGACCGCGCGGGCGACCATCTCCTATTTTGCGCGGCTGAAGGGCTTGAGCGCGAGCGAAAGCCGCAAGCGTGCCGATGAACTGCTTGAGCGTATGGGTCTTGGAGAGTTTGCCCGCTCGCGTGTGTCGAAGCTTTCAAAGGGCATGTCGCAGAAGGTGCAGATCCTGTCCTCGCTGGCGCACCAGCCGGACTTCCTGATCCTCGATGAGCCATTTTCCGGGCTCGACCCGGTCAACCAGCAGGGGCTGGAAGACATGATCATTGAGGAGCACAAGCGCGGCGCGACGATCCTGTTCTCAACCCATGTGATGGAGCATGCCGAACGGCTGTGCGACTCCATCGTGATGATGGCGCGCGGGCGCAAGGTGTTCGATGGTACGCTGGACGAGGCGTTCGGTGCGCTCGGCCGCGCTGTGCTGATCGGCGTGTCTGAAGGGTTCGACCTTGATGCGGCGCTGAAACCCAAAGGCTTTGAAATCAATGAGCGCAGCGGCGATGTCTGGCGGGTCAAGCTGCCTGCCGGTGTGGATGCGCAGGATGCCCTACGCGCCGCGATCGATGCCGGGGCGCCAATTACGAGTTTCAGGCCGGAAGAAGCGCGTCTGCGCGACGTCTTCGTGTCGCTCGTCTCTGAAGCCGAAGCTGAAGACCTTCGCCAGTCGCTTGCTGGTGATGCTGCGAGGAAAGTCGCATGA